The nucleotide sequence CAGGATAAGGACCGCGCCCGGCGCGATGCCATCCTCGCCCTGCGGGACTACTGGCAGGCTTATTACACGCTGCGTCTGCTCACCTTATATGATTTTGAAACAAACCAGAAACTTAAATAGAATAGGGCACAGGGCAGGTGCAAGGGGTAAATAGATACTCTGAGCCCTCTGCTCCAGGCCCTCTGCCCCAAGCCAGATAACCATGATCACGCTTAAGAACATCGAAAAAGTTTACCGCACCAGCAGCATCGAAACGCTGGCGCTGACCCGCCTTAACCTGCATATCCAGGCAGGCGAGTTTATCTCCATCATGGGGCCAAGCGGCTGCGGCAAGTCCACACTGCTGAACCTGATGGGTCTGCTCGACGCACCCAGCCAGGGACAGGTCGAGATTAGTGGCCAGGCCGTTACGCAGTATCGCGACAAAGAGTTGGCCCGGCTCCGCAACCAGCGGATCGGGTTCATCTTTCAGAGCTTCCATCTGATCAATGATTTGTCGGTGCTCGATAATGTGGAGATTCCGCTGCTCTACCGGAAAGGTGACGCCACTGGAGCTTCGCGCCGACAACTGGCGGGTGAAGCCCTGGAACGGGTGGGACTCAGCAACCGCATGAAGCACTTCCCGAGCCAGTTGTCGGGTGGGCAGAAGCAGCGGGTGGCCATCGCCCGGGCCATCGTCGGTCGGCCCGACATTATCCTGGCCGATGAGCCGACGGGTAACCTCGACAGCGCAATGGGTACTGAGATCATGAACATTCTTCAACAGCTGAAGGCCGACGGCAGCACGATTGTGATGGTGACGCACGACGAAACAATGGCCAAAAGGACGCAACGACTGGTTCGGCTGTTCGACGGGGCGGTTGTGGGCGACAGTGTGCTGGGAAGCGAGGGTAAAAAAGTAATGATGG is from Spirosoma taeanense and encodes:
- a CDS encoding ABC transporter ATP-binding protein — protein: MITLKNIEKVYRTSSIETLALTRLNLHIQAGEFISIMGPSGCGKSTLLNLMGLLDAPSQGQVEISGQAVTQYRDKELARLRNQRIGFIFQSFHLINDLSVLDNVEIPLLYRKGDATGASRRQLAGEALERVGLSNRMKHFPSQLSGGQKQRVAIARAIVGRPDIILADEPTGNLDSAMGTEIMNILQQLKADGSTIVMVTHDETMAKRTQRLVRLFDGAVVGDSVLGSEGKKVMMDDER